Proteins found in one Gemmatimonadales bacterium genomic segment:
- a CDS encoding ExbD/TolR family protein, which translates to MAGGISGASLGRKRLAVNTEINMTPLVDVALVLLIIFIITAPIMMGGVDVQLPQASTAPLAAKDGVVITVDRAGQVFVDDIPVSAAELQATVRRLMDQRNATGVFVRGDRATPYGNVVRVIAALHEAGITSAGLVTEAEDIRR; encoded by the coding sequence ATGGCGGGTGGAATCAGTGGAGCCAGCCTCGGTCGCAAGCGCCTTGCGGTCAATACCGAGATCAACATGACGCCGCTGGTCGACGTGGCGCTCGTGCTGCTCATCATCTTCATCATTACGGCGCCGATCATGATGGGCGGGGTCGACGTCCAGTTGCCTCAGGCGTCGACGGCCCCGCTCGCGGCCAAAGACGGCGTCGTCATCACGGTCGATCGCGCCGGGCAGGTTTTCGTAGACGACATTCCGGTGTCGGCGGCCGAGCTGCAGGCCACCGTCCGGCGGCTGATGGATCAGCGCAATGCAACCGGGGTCTTTGTCCGGGGCGATCGCGCAACGCCGTATGGCAACGTGGTCCGGGTGATTGCCGCGCTGCACGAGGCGGGGATTACCTCGGCGGGGCTGGTGACCGAAGCGGAAGATATCCGACGATGA
- the uvrB gene encoding excinuclease ABC subunit UvrB: MSSPPFEVIAPFLPAGDQPAAIEALTNGLRAGQKYQTLLGVTGSGKTLTLAHTIANYGKPTLVLSHNKTLAAQLYGELKQFLPNNAVEYFVSYYDYYQPEAYVPSSDLYIEKDASINEDIESLRLRATSSLMEREDVVIVATVSAIYGLGDPATYRSMMFNLRVGQERGRDAILSDLVAIQYHRNDVSFEPGAFRVRGDTVEIFPAYAEQAVRIELWGDVIERITKIHPVSGKTIAQLEHCAIFPAKHFVTERPAIERAVGLIRAELAERLLELRVAGKLLEAQRLESRTNFDIDMLLEIGTCPGIENYSRLISGRQAGERPACLIDYFPADFLVVVDESHVSLPQIGGMFNGDRARKQTLVEYGFRLPSALDNRPLHFDEFMALAPQMLSVSATPGDLELGLSEGHVVEQIIRPTFLVDPRVEIRPVRGQVDDLLGEIRERVRLRERVLVTTLTKRMAEDLSDYLQQVGVRVRYLHSDIDAIERMEILRGLRLGDFDVLVGINLLREGLDLPEVSLVAILDADQEGFLRSDRSLIQTVGRAARNLNGLGILYADKVTGSMRRALDEMDRRRARQLAYNTEHAVTPRSITKSFDEVRLSTYVADARTERPTGKDKRDKPAAPDLRDPASRAKAIQALEHQMREAAANLEFELAALLRDQLNELRALDAGNVARPSAGSAQPRRMARRGRR, encoded by the coding sequence ATGTCGAGCCCGCCGTTTGAAGTCATTGCGCCGTTCCTCCCTGCGGGCGACCAGCCGGCCGCAATCGAGGCCCTGACCAACGGGCTGCGGGCCGGGCAGAAGTATCAGACGCTGCTCGGCGTCACCGGGTCGGGCAAGACGCTGACGCTGGCGCACACGATCGCCAATTACGGCAAGCCGACGCTGGTGCTGTCGCACAACAAGACGCTGGCGGCGCAGCTGTACGGTGAGCTGAAGCAGTTCCTGCCCAACAACGCGGTCGAGTACTTCGTCTCGTACTACGACTACTACCAGCCCGAAGCCTACGTTCCGTCGAGTGATCTCTACATCGAGAAGGACGCCTCGATCAACGAGGACATCGAGTCGCTTCGGCTCCGAGCCACCTCGAGCCTGATGGAGCGGGAGGATGTCGTCATCGTCGCAACGGTGAGCGCCATCTACGGCTTGGGAGATCCGGCGACGTACCGGAGCATGATGTTCAATCTTCGGGTCGGTCAGGAGCGTGGCCGGGACGCGATTCTCTCCGACCTGGTGGCGATCCAGTATCACAGGAACGACGTCTCGTTCGAGCCTGGGGCCTTCCGAGTCCGGGGCGACACGGTCGAGATCTTCCCCGCGTATGCGGAGCAGGCGGTACGAATCGAGCTCTGGGGCGACGTGATCGAGCGGATCACCAAGATTCATCCGGTCTCCGGCAAGACGATCGCGCAGCTCGAGCATTGCGCCATCTTCCCGGCCAAGCATTTCGTGACCGAGCGCCCGGCCATCGAGCGGGCCGTCGGGCTGATTCGTGCCGAGCTGGCCGAGCGTCTGCTGGAGCTGCGGGTTGCGGGGAAGCTGCTGGAAGCGCAGCGGCTCGAGTCTCGTACCAACTTCGACATCGATATGCTGCTCGAGATCGGCACCTGTCCCGGCATCGAGAACTACTCGCGGCTGATCTCGGGGCGTCAGGCGGGGGAACGCCCGGCTTGTCTGATCGACTACTTTCCGGCCGATTTCCTGGTGGTGGTCGACGAGTCGCACGTCAGTCTGCCGCAAATCGGCGGGATGTTCAACGGCGATCGGGCCCGCAAGCAGACGCTGGTCGAGTACGGCTTCCGGCTGCCCTCCGCCCTGGACAATCGACCGCTCCATTTCGACGAGTTCATGGCGCTGGCTCCGCAGATGCTGTCGGTGTCCGCCACCCCCGGCGACCTCGAGCTGGGCTTGTCAGAGGGGCATGTCGTCGAGCAGATCATTCGACCGACCTTTCTGGTCGACCCGCGGGTCGAGATTCGTCCGGTGCGCGGGCAGGTCGACGATCTGCTGGGAGAAATCCGGGAGCGGGTTCGCCTGCGCGAGCGAGTCCTCGTGACGACGCTCACCAAGCGGATGGCCGAGGACCTTTCGGATTACCTGCAGCAGGTCGGGGTTCGGGTGCGCTATCTGCACTCCGACATCGATGCGATCGAGCGGATGGAGATTCTGCGCGGGCTTCGGCTGGGCGATTTCGACGTCCTGGTGGGCATTAATCTGTTGCGCGAAGGGCTCGACCTGCCGGAGGTGTCGCTGGTGGCCATTCTCGATGCCGACCAGGAAGGCTTTCTGCGGAGCGATCGTTCCCTGATCCAGACCGTCGGCCGGGCGGCTCGGAATCTCAACGGCCTGGGCATTCTGTACGCCGACAAAGTCACCGGCTCGATGCGGCGCGCCCTCGACGAAATGGATCGCCGCCGTGCCCGGCAGTTAGCGTATAACACCGAGCACGCGGTGACGCCTCGATCGATCACGAAGTCGTTCGACGAAGTACGGCTTTCAACATACGTGGCCGATGCGCGGACCGAGCGCCCGACCGGGAAGGACAAGCGCGACAAACCGGCTGCGCCGGACTTGCGTGACCCGGCGTCGCGTGCCAAGGCTATCCAGGCGCTCGAACATCAGATGCGGGAGGCTGCGGCCAACCTCGAGTTCGAGCTGGCGGCCCTGCTCAGGGACCAGCTCAACGAACTCCGAGCCCTCGATGCGGGCAACGTCGCTCGGCCCTCCGCCGGGTCCGCTCAGCCTCGGCGGATGGCTCGGCGGGGGCGGCGGTAG
- the tsaB gene encoding tRNA (adenosine(37)-N6)-threonylcarbamoyltransferase complex dimerization subunit type 1 TsaB — MMVLAVDAATDRLSVALGQPRGRQAVRALSGARRHAGALPRLVNEVLDEMGAAGLSEVEALAVSDGPGSFTGLRVATSWAKGVWQVRRLPFWTASTLLVRAARDAAVGTRVVGVGSALRGEVYAAGYWILDDRIETLFAPTVASPGHGNLQDLTVDRLVGDLPEAEMVAWGVAGLVVSEEDGKPDARTLIDLIGVPGGAWSIEAPSTWEPEYGRPAEAQAKWERTHGRSLSDSTGRAG; from the coding sequence ATGATGGTACTTGCCGTGGATGCCGCTACGGACCGCCTGTCGGTGGCGTTGGGTCAGCCTCGGGGGCGCCAGGCGGTTCGTGCGCTGAGTGGAGCCCGCCGGCACGCCGGTGCCTTGCCCCGTTTGGTCAACGAGGTGCTCGACGAGATGGGGGCCGCCGGGCTGAGCGAGGTCGAGGCGCTTGCTGTGAGCGACGGCCCTGGCAGCTTTACCGGGCTTCGGGTTGCGACCTCCTGGGCCAAGGGTGTCTGGCAAGTGCGCAGGCTGCCGTTCTGGACGGCGTCGACGCTGCTGGTGCGTGCGGCGCGCGATGCGGCGGTTGGTACGCGGGTCGTGGGGGTCGGCTCGGCGCTTCGTGGCGAGGTGTACGCGGCCGGGTACTGGATCCTGGACGACCGGATCGAGACGCTGTTTGCGCCCACTGTGGCCAGTCCAGGGCATGGGAACCTCCAGGACCTGACGGTGGATCGTCTCGTGGGCGATCTTCCGGAGGCCGAGATGGTTGCATGGGGCGTTGCGGGTCTGGTGGTGTCTGAGGAGGACGGGAAGCCGGATGCTCGGACCTTGATCGACCTCATTGGGGTCCCGGGCGGGGCCTGGAGTATCGAGGCGCCTTCGACCTGGGAGCCGGAGTACGGGCGGCCCGCCGAGGCACAGGCAAAGTGGGAGCGAACCCATGGCCGATCGCTATCGGATTCGACGGGTCGAGCGGGCTGA
- the radC gene encoding DNA repair protein RadC, whose protein sequence is MTTVELLAILIGTGQAGADVLAVAQAVHRSVGGSLRRLARAPDAELRRISGVGVAKAARLSAALELGRRLVREERPVRPRVRSPEDVARLIGDRLRDLEVEEFHVLALSAQRDVLRDVLVSRGVLTGALVHPREVFRLAIAEAAAGIIVVHNHPSGDPTPSPEDRAVTSQLVAAGAIVGIPVLDHVIVGGDRWVSFATQGLL, encoded by the coding sequence TTGACGACTGTCGAGTTGCTGGCCATTCTGATAGGCACTGGCCAGGCCGGGGCCGACGTTCTGGCGGTAGCTCAGGCCGTGCATCGGTCCGTAGGCGGCTCGCTTCGGCGGCTGGCCCGGGCCCCTGACGCGGAGTTGCGTCGGATTTCGGGGGTAGGTGTGGCCAAGGCGGCTCGGCTATCAGCGGCGCTCGAGCTGGGTCGGCGGCTGGTTCGGGAGGAACGGCCGGTCCGGCCGCGGGTTCGGTCGCCCGAGGATGTGGCCAGGCTGATCGGAGACCGTCTGAGGGACCTGGAGGTCGAGGAGTTCCATGTCCTGGCGCTATCGGCGCAGCGGGACGTGCTTCGCGACGTCCTGGTGTCCAGGGGCGTATTGACCGGTGCGCTGGTGCATCCGCGCGAGGTATTTCGCCTGGCGATTGCGGAAGCGGCTGCCGGGATCATCGTGGTGCACAACCATCCGAGTGGCGATCCGACCCCGTCGCCTGAGGATCGGGCGGTCACCAGCCAGCTGGTGGCTGCGGGGGCCATCGTAGGAATTCCGGTGCTCGACCACGTGATCGTGGGTGGCGACCGGTGGGTCAGTTTCGCGACGCAAGGATTGTTGTGA
- a CDS encoding MotA/TolQ/ExbB proton channel family protein gives MLFVVQGSDVAPGSVRELLAIATPITVAVLVVIAILSIYSWFVMGVKWWQFRKVRRQADRFFTAIEGAPKLPDAYRVAMKLPPSPFSRLFREAMNFYGELVPGFTREGPAEKVGLTPTQLDVFKMMLAKEVGVERDVATRNVSFLATIGTVSPLLGLLGTVLGVMHTFVGLGSQGSGNMAAVAPGIADALIATAAGIGAAIPALMAYNFFANKIAQLESELEGFANGLVGWMAREGWL, from the coding sequence ATGCTTTTCGTCGTCCAAGGGTCCGATGTCGCTCCGGGTTCCGTGCGCGAGCTGCTTGCGATTGCGACGCCCATTACCGTGGCTGTGCTCGTCGTCATCGCGATCCTCTCGATCTACTCCTGGTTCGTGATGGGGGTCAAATGGTGGCAGTTCCGGAAGGTCCGCCGTCAGGCCGACCGGTTCTTCACGGCCATCGAGGGGGCGCCGAAGCTGCCTGATGCGTATCGAGTCGCGATGAAGCTCCCGCCCTCGCCCTTCAGCCGCCTGTTTCGCGAGGCCATGAACTTCTATGGTGAACTGGTGCCGGGGTTTACGCGAGAAGGACCTGCCGAGAAGGTGGGACTGACGCCGACCCAGCTCGACGTTTTCAAGATGATGCTGGCCAAGGAGGTCGGGGTCGAGCGGGACGTGGCGACCCGGAATGTCTCCTTCCTGGCCACGATTGGCACGGTGAGTCCCTTGCTCGGCCTGCTCGGCACGGTGCTCGGCGTGATGCACACCTTCGTGGGGCTTGGTTCGCAGGGAAGCGGCAACATGGCGGCGGTCGCTCCGGGTATTGCCGACGCCCTGATTGCCACGGCGGCCGGTATCGGCGCCGCGATTCCAGCGTTGATGGCGTACAACTTCTTTGCCAACAAGATCGCGCAGCTCGAATCGGAGCTCGAGGGCTTTGCCAACGGCCTGGTCGGCTGGATGGCTCGGGAAGGGTGGTTGTAG
- the tsaE gene encoding tRNA (adenosine(37)-N6)-threonylcarbamoyltransferase complex ATPase subunit type 1 TsaE, with the protein MRHLVNEPQLAALGEQMGRNLVRHGVVWLEGEMGAGKTTMVRSIVQGLGVVGEVTSPTYGLVHRYDGPLGPVYHVDCYRLTRAEEGRDLDWDSLVQGQALLVEWPERAAGWVPDPTHRVRLEYADDPDSRWISLS; encoded by the coding sequence ATGCGGCATCTGGTGAACGAGCCGCAGCTCGCCGCGCTGGGTGAGCAGATGGGCCGGAACCTGGTGCGCCATGGCGTGGTCTGGCTCGAAGGGGAGATGGGGGCCGGCAAGACCACGATGGTGCGCAGCATCGTTCAGGGGTTGGGCGTGGTCGGCGAGGTGACCAGTCCCACCTATGGGTTGGTGCACCGGTACGACGGCCCGCTTGGTCCGGTCTACCATGTCGATTGCTACCGCCTGACGCGTGCAGAGGAAGGCCGCGACCTCGACTGGGATTCGCTGGTGCAGGGACAGGCCCTGCTGGTGGAATGGCCTGAGCGAGCTGCCGGATGGGTCCCGGACCCGACCCACCGGGTTCGGCTCGAGTATGCCGACGACCCCGACAGCCGCTGGATCTCGCTCTCATGA
- a CDS encoding TonB C-terminal domain-containing protein, whose protein sequence is MIFRRATASREGVLAGVGGTLTVHALLVAVLLLTSRGTSGPSPMIYSVNLVAAPAPTTSTARVVPPSVPPPPPAPPKVSPAPSPVPQRTPQRTPPPTVDPKATPAPPTRTQNQPVPGATPSTGTDVDNVRVQGATFPYPDYLNRIVNEVLRRWARPVGAGALEAEISFTVMRDGSVRDIRVIRSSRNYTFDLEAQGAVEQAAEDRAFGPLPAGWGSDILQVAFSFTPRRR, encoded by the coding sequence ATGATCTTTCGGCGCGCGACCGCATCTCGGGAAGGCGTCCTGGCCGGGGTCGGGGGGACGCTTACCGTGCATGCGTTGCTGGTCGCGGTGCTGCTGCTTACGTCGCGCGGGACCAGTGGACCGTCGCCGATGATCTATTCGGTGAATCTCGTTGCCGCGCCGGCACCGACGACCTCCACGGCTCGAGTGGTACCGCCGTCGGTGCCGCCGCCACCTCCGGCGCCGCCCAAGGTGTCGCCGGCGCCGTCGCCGGTGCCACAGCGCACGCCGCAGCGAACACCGCCGCCGACCGTCGATCCGAAGGCCACGCCCGCCCCTCCGACGCGAACCCAGAATCAACCGGTTCCGGGGGCCACGCCAAGCACTGGCACCGACGTGGACAACGTCAGGGTGCAGGGCGCCACATTTCCGTATCCGGACTATCTGAACCGGATCGTCAACGAGGTGTTGCGCCGTTGGGCTCGACCGGTCGGGGCGGGGGCGCTCGAGGCGGAAATCAGCTTTACCGTAATGCGGGACGGCTCGGTCCGGGATATCCGGGTGATTCGGTCGTCACGCAACTACACCTTTGATCTGGAAGCGCAGGGGGCCGTCGAACAGGCGGCCGAGGACCGGGCGTTTGGTCCGCTGCCCGCCGGGTGGGGGTCGGACATCCTGCAGGTGGCGTTTTCCTTCACGCCGAGGAGGCGGTGA
- a CDS encoding EVE domain-containing protein — protein MANRWLLKTEPSTYSYADLEREGRAVWDGVANAVALRNMRAMAAGDLCFIYHTGDEKQIVGIAKVTKAAYPDPKGNDPRMVVIDLEPVRKLARPVTLAEVKADPRYADWELVRQARLSVMPVAAERWGWVESASKIKAP, from the coding sequence GTGGCCAATCGTTGGTTGCTCAAGACCGAACCGTCGACATACTCGTATGCGGACCTCGAACGCGAGGGGCGCGCCGTCTGGGATGGCGTGGCCAATGCGGTGGCTCTCAGGAACATGCGCGCCATGGCGGCGGGAGACCTCTGCTTCATCTATCACACGGGTGACGAGAAGCAGATCGTCGGCATCGCGAAAGTGACCAAGGCGGCCTATCCCGACCCGAAAGGGAACGATCCGCGGATGGTCGTGATCGACCTGGAACCGGTCCGGAAACTGGCTCGGCCGGTGACGCTTGCCGAGGTCAAGGCGGATCCCCGGTATGCGGACTGGGAACTGGTCCGCCAGGCCCGGCTTTCGGTCATGCCGGTCGCGGCCGAGCGGTGGGGCTGGGTCGAATCTGCCAGCAAGATCAAGGCGCCTTAG
- the rimI gene encoding ribosomal protein S18-alanine N-acetyltransferase, producing the protein MADRYRIRRVERADLEALAGAEQRSFSDPWSRAGIAELFENDTVVGHVVVEGGPEMRLAGYVFARVVAGEAEILNIAVVPEHRQAGLGRRLLEEVLVSVRSGGAQSVFLEVRESNEAAKRLYGSLGFRPVGFRADYYRKPREHALVLRLDFEMVLI; encoded by the coding sequence ATGGCCGATCGCTATCGGATTCGACGGGTCGAGCGGGCTGACCTCGAGGCCCTGGCCGGGGCAGAGCAGCGCTCGTTCTCGGACCCCTGGAGCAGGGCGGGGATTGCCGAGTTGTTTGAAAACGATACAGTGGTTGGCCACGTAGTCGTTGAGGGCGGGCCGGAAATGCGCCTTGCAGGATACGTCTTTGCGCGGGTCGTTGCGGGTGAAGCCGAGATCCTGAACATTGCGGTCGTGCCCGAACACCGGCAGGCCGGGCTCGGTCGCCGCCTGCTCGAAGAAGTCCTGGTTTCGGTGCGTTCGGGCGGTGCCCAGTCGGTGTTTCTCGAGGTCCGGGAGTCGAACGAGGCCGCCAAGCGGCTGTACGGTTCTCTCGGCTTTCGCCCGGTGGGATTTCGGGCTGATTACTATCGCAAGCCGCGTGAACACGCCCTGGTTCTTCGGCTTGATTTCGAAATGGTGTTGATTTGA
- a CDS encoding bifunctional (p)ppGpp synthetase/guanosine-3',5'-bis(diphosphate) 3'-pyrophosphohydrolase: MTEAVAGSSTEFRAALERHADRLDLGLIDRALQFSASAHRGQKRMSGEDFVSHSIAVATILVSQLLDTTSIAAALLHDVVEDSEVTVADIATEFGPEVAGLVDGLTKISHLTFRSRAEEQVENYRKLLLSIAKDARVIIIKLADRLHNMRTLEHLPPERRERIALETREIYAPLSHRFGMAKVKAELEDLAFKFLEPEEYVGLARQVAAKRAEREEMIEALRKPLEEELTRAGLTAEVTGRPKHLWSIYQKMRKRNMPFEQVYDMMALRILVDSVPACYHVLGIIHHTWTPIQERIKDYIASPKSNGYQSLHTTIFGPNGQLYEVQIRTPEMHRTAEFGIAAHWLYKADRGGRDELDQHFEWFRQLLELQQDTHGQEEFLEFLKLDLYQDEIFVFTPEGDVKQLPKGATAIDFAFHVHSEVGLHCQGAKINGRIAPLHREIKNGDTVEILTSPNAKPSRDWLNHVRTARARQRIKSWVRHEEETMSITLGRDILSRELKRRRLDPPDSATLERAAKSVSLADTRALEAAIGRGDLAIGAVMRALYPDLTDEDLREPKPTVFGRMLNRIRLGRGIKIQGVDGLLVRYAQCCQPVPGDTVVGYVTQGRGISIHRADCPNLLSIQEGDRRVEIDWQEQEGESFAVRLVLSAEDRRGLYADILQAVSASGTNVRRADLHTKDGTAFGTIFIEVDNLAHLAKVLRLIRRVKGVVSVDRREVTTH; this comes from the coding sequence GTGACGGAAGCAGTAGCAGGGAGCAGTACCGAATTCAGGGCAGCGCTCGAGCGCCACGCGGATCGTCTCGATCTCGGGCTGATCGATCGTGCCCTGCAGTTCAGCGCGTCGGCCCATCGCGGCCAGAAGCGCATGTCGGGCGAGGACTTCGTTTCACACAGCATTGCGGTGGCCACCATTCTGGTCAGCCAGCTGCTCGACACCACGTCGATCGCGGCCGCACTGCTGCACGATGTGGTCGAGGACTCCGAAGTTACGGTGGCAGACATTGCGACCGAGTTCGGTCCGGAAGTCGCCGGGCTGGTCGATGGGCTGACCAAGATTTCCCACCTGACCTTTCGCTCCCGCGCGGAGGAACAGGTCGAGAACTACCGCAAGCTGCTGCTGTCGATTGCCAAGGATGCCCGGGTCATCATCATCAAGCTGGCCGACCGGCTCCACAACATGCGTACCTTGGAGCATTTGCCCCCGGAGCGGCGGGAGCGGATCGCGCTCGAGACTCGGGAGATCTACGCGCCGCTGTCGCACCGGTTCGGGATGGCCAAGGTCAAGGCCGAGCTGGAAGACCTGGCGTTCAAGTTTCTGGAGCCGGAAGAGTACGTCGGGCTGGCCCGGCAGGTTGCTGCGAAGCGCGCCGAGCGGGAAGAGATGATCGAGGCGCTGCGGAAGCCGCTGGAAGAGGAGCTGACCCGTGCCGGGCTGACGGCCGAGGTGACTGGTCGACCGAAGCATCTCTGGTCGATCTATCAGAAAATGCGCAAGCGCAACATGCCGTTCGAGCAGGTCTACGACATGATGGCGCTCCGCATCCTGGTCGATTCGGTGCCGGCCTGCTATCACGTGCTGGGCATCATCCACCACACCTGGACGCCGATTCAGGAGCGGATCAAGGACTACATCGCCTCGCCGAAGTCGAACGGCTATCAATCGCTGCACACTACCATCTTCGGACCGAACGGCCAGCTCTACGAGGTGCAGATCCGCACACCCGAGATGCATCGGACGGCGGAGTTCGGTATTGCGGCGCACTGGCTCTATAAGGCGGACCGGGGCGGTCGGGACGAGCTCGATCAGCATTTCGAGTGGTTTCGTCAGCTGCTCGAGTTGCAGCAGGATACCCACGGGCAGGAGGAGTTTCTCGAGTTCCTCAAGCTCGACCTCTACCAGGACGAGATCTTCGTCTTTACTCCTGAGGGAGACGTCAAGCAGCTACCCAAGGGTGCGACCGCGATCGACTTTGCCTTTCATGTGCACAGCGAGGTCGGGCTGCACTGCCAGGGCGCCAAGATCAACGGTCGGATTGCGCCGCTGCATCGTGAAATCAAAAACGGCGATACGGTCGAGATTCTGACCTCACCGAATGCCAAGCCGAGTCGTGACTGGCTCAACCACGTCCGGACGGCGCGGGCGCGGCAGCGGATCAAGTCTTGGGTCCGTCACGAAGAAGAGACGATGAGCATCACGCTTGGTCGGGATATTCTCAGCCGCGAACTCAAGCGTCGTCGACTCGATCCGCCGGACTCGGCGACCCTCGAACGGGCGGCCAAATCCGTCAGCCTGGCGGATACGCGTGCGCTCGAAGCCGCGATTGGCCGGGGTGACCTCGCTATCGGCGCGGTGATGCGGGCTCTCTATCCCGACCTGACCGACGAGGATCTGCGCGAACCAAAGCCGACGGTGTTTGGGCGGATGCTCAACCGGATTCGGCTGGGACGCGGCATCAAGATTCAGGGCGTCGACGGTCTGCTGGTTCGTTATGCCCAGTGCTGTCAGCCGGTCCCGGGCGACACAGTGGTCGGCTATGTGACCCAGGGGCGTGGCATCTCGATTCACCGGGCGGACTGTCCCAACCTGCTCTCGATTCAGGAAGGCGACCGCCGGGTCGAGATCGACTGGCAGGAGCAGGAAGGGGAGTCGTTTGCCGTGCGGTTGGTGCTGAGCGCGGAAGATCGGCGGGGTCTCTATGCCGATATTCTTCAGGCGGTCAGTGCGTCGGGTACCAACGTTCGCCGTGCCGACCTGCACACCAAGGACGGTACGGCATTCGGCACCATCTTCATCGAAGTCGACAATCTTGCGCACCTTGCCAAGGTGCTGCGTCTGATTCGGCGTGTGAAGGGGGTCGTGTCCGTCGACCGGCGCGAAGTGACGACCCACTGA
- a CDS encoding LysM peptidoglycan-binding domain-containing protein produces the protein MPRKTTCRSKLFASLVLLGAAAVPFSAAVSQAAGRPAATYTVRPGDTLFSIARQLLGDHHQWSRIFELNRDVLGNPNRIEPGQVLRVPLDGERVSPAEPAPAVATPPAPEVSLPTPQRPARGVVTFPSEPTEEQQDTTFRRRRAVDATSALRTYRDQPYRALRSGEFHSAGFLTEDASLPFGVLLGTVTPPQISNLSNRTSATLHTTVAIRAPEGATYRVGDSLLVVQLNPGPAGYGQIVLPTGMIRVTEVTGAQLIGTVVSVYGPIRSEQLLLPVEPFTDGGTSRALPVADGVTGTVLARRELRELAQPQQFLFIDRGSRDGVARGDLFEIRRAPEARVAGGAGTIDELMAVVQVVHVRERSATVRIVNVISPDIPPGTPVKQVGKLPT, from the coding sequence ATGCCGAGGAAGACGACTTGCCGTTCTAAGCTGTTCGCGAGCCTGGTTCTGCTGGGCGCCGCGGCCGTTCCATTTTCGGCCGCGGTGTCCCAGGCAGCCGGCCGCCCGGCCGCGACCTACACGGTCCGGCCAGGCGATACTCTCTTCTCGATTGCCAGGCAGCTCCTGGGCGACCACCACCAGTGGAGCCGTATTTTCGAGCTGAACCGTGATGTGCTCGGCAATCCGAATCGAATCGAGCCGGGACAGGTGCTCCGCGTACCGCTCGATGGTGAGCGGGTCAGCCCTGCCGAGCCCGCCCCGGCCGTCGCGACGCCTCCGGCTCCGGAGGTCTCGTTGCCCACCCCGCAGCGCCCGGCACGCGGCGTGGTGACCTTCCCGAGTGAGCCAACTGAGGAGCAGCAGGACACGACCTTCCGGCGACGTCGGGCGGTCGACGCGACCTCGGCGCTTCGGACTTATCGGGACCAGCCGTACCGCGCCTTGCGGTCGGGTGAGTTCCATTCGGCCGGGTTCCTGACCGAAGACGCCTCGCTGCCATTTGGTGTGCTGCTTGGTACGGTCACTCCTCCCCAGATCAGCAACTTGAGCAACCGGACCTCGGCGACGCTCCACACGACGGTGGCGATTCGTGCCCCCGAAGGTGCGACCTACCGGGTTGGCGACTCGCTGCTCGTGGTCCAGCTCAATCCGGGGCCTGCCGGCTATGGTCAGATCGTCCTCCCGACGGGGATGATCCGCGTGACGGAGGTTACCGGCGCCCAGTTGATTGGGACAGTGGTCTCGGTTTATGGCCCGATTCGGAGCGAACAGCTGTTGCTGCCGGTCGAGCCCTTCACGGACGGAGGCACCAGCCGCGCGCTGCCGGTGGCCGACGGTGTGACCGGGACGGTTCTGGCCCGCCGGGAGCTGCGTGAGCTGGCACAGCCGCAGCAGTTTCTCTTCATCGATCGCGGCAGCCGGGACGGAGTGGCCCGGGGTGATCTCTTCGAGATTCGCCGTGCTCCGGAGGCGCGGGTTGCTGGCGGGGCAGGTACCATCGATGAGCTGATGGCCGTCGTTCAGGTCGTTCACGTCCGCGAGCGGTCCGCCACGGTCCGAATCGTGAACGTGATCTCACCCGATATCCCGCCGGGGACGCCGGTCAAGCAGGTCGGCAAGCTGCCGACCTGA